The following coding sequences lie in one uncultured Celeribacter sp. genomic window:
- a CDS encoding FadR/GntR family transcriptional regulator, producing the protein MSVSSRLTHDQSRKGTGSRNGHLPDEIAQDLSAKIASGALSVGDRLPSERDLCTQYAVSRAVVREALSQLKSDGLVAARAGSGVYVTQRDSTNAFRFQNFSVSDLNRLEEAMELLVTIEVAATRLAAKRRTPEDLKKIKRALIGMEYAIASDRLGDEEDYQFHQAIVEATHNQHFISLCQHLEASARNIIRQARSNTKTNHADLLDAVQDEHNAIYDALKNGDEKAAAEAAARHLQNAAERIRLYLA; encoded by the coding sequence ATGTCTGTATCTAGTCGACTCACTCACGATCAATCGCGCAAAGGCACCGGGTCACGCAATGGGCACCTGCCCGACGAGATCGCACAGGACCTGAGCGCAAAAATTGCCTCTGGTGCTTTGTCAGTCGGCGACCGGCTCCCCTCTGAGCGCGATCTGTGCACACAATATGCGGTCAGCCGTGCGGTGGTCCGAGAGGCCTTGTCACAACTCAAATCCGACGGTCTGGTCGCGGCGCGGGCCGGCAGCGGCGTTTATGTCACACAACGCGACTCCACGAATGCCTTTCGCTTTCAAAACTTCTCCGTCTCAGACCTAAACCGCCTCGAAGAAGCCATGGAGCTTCTTGTGACCATCGAGGTCGCGGCCACACGTCTCGCCGCGAAACGGCGCACGCCGGAAGATTTGAAAAAGATCAAACGCGCGCTGATCGGCATGGAATATGCCATCGCCAGCGACCGCCTGGGTGACGAAGAAGATTATCAATTCCACCAAGCCATCGTCGAAGCCACGCACAACCAGCATTTCATTTCCTTGTGCCAGCATCTCGAAGCCAGCGCCCGCAACATCATTCGCCAAGCCCGCAGCAACACGAAAACCAATCATGCCGACCTTTTGGACGCGGTGCAGGACGAACATAATGCCATCTACGACGCCTTGAAAAACGGTGACGAAAAAGCCGCCGCTGAGGCCGCCGCACGCCACCTTCAAAACGCGGCGGAACGCATACGACTTTATTTAGCATAG
- a CDS encoding NAD(P)-dependent oxidoreductase — MQEEQEDAKIYGVCCSQSFDLKSDYGGILEAEARDVILLRPEEVETPDNIRFALCWEPAPDAFDAYPALELVIAAGAGVDRLLAHPGLRPEMKVARIRDTQQAHQMAGFAAHEVLHYERGFDQLRANAKARLWTDVLGRSPGSVTVALLGHGTMGQAVVKSLTALGFDVRVASRSAPADPLPGVTYFSGDTAVTEAATGADYLINLLPLTKATEDVLNADLFARLAPGARLIQIGRGEHLVEGDLIAALDSGQIAAASLDVFRQEPLPADHPFWAHPNLRLTPHLASHTLPKELVRQVIACARALRDGETCDSIVDPARGY, encoded by the coding sequence ATGCAAGAAGAACAAGAGGACGCAAAGATTTACGGCGTCTGTTGCAGTCAGAGTTTTGACCTGAAATCCGACTATGGCGGCATTCTTGAGGCAGAGGCCCGAGATGTTATCCTGCTCAGGCCCGAAGAGGTTGAAACCCCGGACAACATCCGCTTTGCCCTCTGCTGGGAACCGGCGCCCGACGCCTTTGACGCCTACCCTGCGCTTGAGTTGGTGATCGCCGCGGGCGCGGGAGTTGATCGTCTTCTTGCGCACCCGGGATTGCGCCCCGAAATGAAGGTTGCCCGCATTCGCGACACCCAGCAGGCCCATCAAATGGCCGGGTTTGCCGCCCATGAGGTGCTGCATTACGAGCGTGGATTCGATCAGCTCCGCGCCAACGCCAAAGCCCGTCTTTGGACGGATGTCTTGGGGCGATCGCCGGGGTCCGTGACTGTCGCGCTTCTGGGCCATGGCACCATGGGGCAAGCGGTGGTCAAAAGCCTCACCGCTTTGGGGTTTGACGTGCGCGTCGCCAGCCGCTCCGCCCCCGCCGACCCCCTGCCGGGCGTGACCTATTTCTCCGGCGACACGGCCGTGACGGAGGCCGCGACCGGCGCCGATTATCTGATCAATCTCTTACCTCTGACCAAGGCGACCGAAGATGTTCTGAACGCCGATCTTTTCGCCCGTCTCGCCCCCGGCGCGCGGCTGATCCAGATCGGACGGGGCGAGCATCTGGTGGAGGGCGATCTGATCGCAGCGCTCGACAGCGGCCAGATCGCCGCCGCCTCACTCGATGTCTTTCGGCAAGAACCCCTGCCCGCCGACCATCCATTCTGGGCGCACCCAAACCTGCGCCTGACCCCGCATCTCGCCAGCCACACCCTGCCCAAGGAACTGGTGCGTCAGGTCATCGCCTGTGCCCGCGCACTGCGGGATGGCGAGACCTGTGACAGCATCGTCGATCCTGCGCGCGGCTATTGA
- a CDS encoding NAD(P)-dependent alcohol dehydrogenase, which yields MKQITLKAPGGLDNLVVEDAAEPAAPGPGEITVRLRASSLNFHDYRVCAVEGALPDGRIPMADGAGEVEAVGEGVSAFRPGDAVVSCFFPDWQEGDDRPFDFSTTPGDGRDGYARERVTLPANWVTPAPEGWTAAEAATITTAGLTAWRALVVDAGLKAGDTVAVLGTGGVSIYALQLAKAMGARVIATSSSDEKLKRLRALGADHVINYRTTPDWGMEMRQLTGGRGVDIVVEVGGPATLTQSIVAGRPGAHIALIGVLTGRAGEVPTAALMARQQRLQGLIVGSRQHQRDFVKALEVLDIRPVVDRTYPLAELAEAFRYQESGAHFGKICVEM from the coding sequence ATGAAACAGATCACGCTCAAAGCCCCCGGCGGGCTCGACAACCTTGTGGTTGAGGATGCGGCGGAGCCCGCGGCACCGGGGCCGGGAGAGATCACCGTGCGGCTGCGCGCCAGCTCGCTCAATTTCCACGACTACCGGGTCTGTGCCGTCGAGGGGGCCTTGCCCGACGGGCGCATCCCGATGGCCGATGGCGCGGGCGAGGTGGAGGCCGTGGGCGAGGGCGTCAGCGCGTTTCGTCCCGGCGATGCCGTTGTGTCGTGCTTTTTCCCGGATTGGCAGGAGGGAGATGATCGGCCCTTCGATTTCTCCACCACGCCGGGCGACGGGCGCGACGGTTACGCCCGCGAGCGCGTGACCTTGCCCGCCAATTGGGTCACCCCTGCGCCCGAAGGGTGGACTGCGGCCGAGGCCGCGACGATCACCACCGCCGGGTTGACCGCCTGGCGCGCTTTGGTGGTCGATGCTGGGCTCAAGGCCGGGGATACGGTGGCGGTTCTGGGCACTGGCGGCGTGTCGATCTATGCGCTGCAATTGGCCAAGGCGATGGGCGCTCGGGTGATTGCCACCTCTTCGTCAGACGAGAAACTCAAACGTCTGCGCGCGCTGGGCGCCGATCACGTCATCAACTACCGCACGACGCCCGACTGGGGCATGGAGATGCGCCAGCTCACCGGCGGGCGCGGGGTCGATATTGTGGTCGAGGTCGGTGGGCCTGCGACGCTCACGCAATCCATCGTGGCCGGGCGTCCCGGTGCGCATATCGCCCTGATCGGCGTGTTGACCGGACGTGCAGGCGAAGTGCCCACGGCGGCGCTGATGGCGCGGCAACAGCGGCTTCAAGGGCTGATCGTCGGTTCGCGCCAGCATCAGCGCGATTTCGTCAAGGCGCTCGAGGTGCTGGACATTCGCCCGGTGGTGGACCGGACATATCCGCTCGCCGAGCTTGCGGAGGCTTTCCGGTATCAGGAAAGCGGCGCGCATTTCGGCAAGATTTGCGTCGAGATGTAA
- a CDS encoding class II aldolase/adducin family protein, which yields MPISPPKARGDRSGIAVNPERDMTPEEQKTREDLAACYRLAALYKFTDLIYTHITARVPGEDGHFLINPYGWRWEEITASSLVKIDVEGNKVDDSPYRVNPAGFTIHSAVHMNRHDAAWIMHTHTRAGVAVSCMEEGLLPLNQISLQFHNRIGYHDFEGIALDLEERERIVADMGMHPVLMLRNHGLIATGRSAAEMFNNMFYLERACEIQVAATSTGQPLRLIGDDIAGRVHEQYIQMNEEDGDLDLEWQAHLRSIEGIGADYRS from the coding sequence ATGCCGATTTCCCCGCCGAAGGCGCGGGGGGATCGGTCGGGCATCGCAGTTAACCCGGAGAGAGACATGACCCCCGAAGAGCAAAAGACCCGCGAAGACCTCGCCGCCTGCTACCGTCTGGCGGCGCTCTACAAGTTCACCGATCTGATCTACACCCATATCACCGCCCGCGTGCCGGGAGAGGACGGGCATTTCCTGATCAACCCCTACGGCTGGCGGTGGGAGGAAATCACCGCCTCCTCTCTGGTCAAGATTGACGTCGAGGGCAACAAGGTGGACGACAGCCCCTATCGGGTGAATCCGGCAGGCTTCACCATCCATTCCGCCGTGCACATGAACCGCCACGATGCCGCCTGGATCATGCACACGCACACCCGCGCGGGCGTGGCGGTGTCTTGCATGGAGGAGGGGCTTTTGCCGCTCAACCAGATCTCGCTGCAATTCCACAACCGCATCGGCTACCACGATTTCGAGGGCATCGCGCTTGATCTCGAGGAACGCGAGCGCATCGTCGCCGATATGGGGATGCATCCGGTTCTGATGCTGCGCAACCACGGGCTGATCGCCACGGGGCGAAGCGCGGCGGAGATGTTCAACAATATGTTCTATCTCGAACGCGCCTGCGAAATTCAGGTGGCGGCGACTTCGACCGGCCAGCCGTTGCGTTTGATCGGTGATGACATTGCCGGGCGGGTGCATGAGCAATACATCCAGATGAATGAGGAAGATGGCGATCTGGACCTGGAATGGCAGGCGCATCTGCGCTCCATCGAGGGGATCGGCGCCGACTATCGAAGCTAA
- a CDS encoding carnitine 3-dehydrogenase, translated as MSRAAIIGGGVIGGGWAARFLLNGWDVAVFDPDPEAARKIGEVLDNARASLPAIYDRPLPPEGSLSFCDSIADAVTGADWVQESVSERLELKHRVYDEIAKSLSDGVFIASSTSGFKASDLAAKGALVVVVHPFNPVYLLPLLEISGAPGLCKKAAEVATSIGMHPLILKTEIDAFIGNRFQEAVWREALWMLKDGIATTEEIDDAIRMGFGLRWAQMGLFETYRIAGGEAGMKSYIEQFGPSLHWPWTKLTDVPDLDAALIARISDQSDAQSGHLTIRELERLRDDNLVAILRALRHSGSGAGGVVTTHETGLATGGEIDGLPVTLRRVVPVTWTDYNGHMNEAAYLELGTWATDGLMQLIGADAAYVASGKSFFTVDTRIRYLDEVHRGEALTVTTLVLEGAGKKMKLFHRVLKADGTICATIETLLLHTDLTTRRACAPEAPVAGALAHLAMAHADFPAEGAGGSVGHRS; from the coding sequence ATGAGCCGCGCGGCGATCATCGGCGGCGGTGTCATCGGCGGCGGTTGGGCGGCGCGGTTCCTGCTCAATGGCTGGGACGTCGCGGTCTTTGACCCGGACCCGGAGGCGGCGCGCAAGATTGGCGAGGTGCTGGACAATGCCCGCGCCTCTTTACCTGCGATCTACGACCGGCCTTTGCCACCGGAAGGCAGCCTGAGCTTTTGCGACAGCATTGCAGACGCCGTGACCGGCGCCGATTGGGTGCAGGAAAGCGTGTCCGAGCGGTTGGAGTTGAAGCACCGGGTCTATGACGAGATTGCGAAATCGCTGTCGGACGGCGTGTTCATCGCCTCCTCGACGTCGGGCTTCAAGGCTTCCGATCTGGCCGCCAAAGGTGCGCTGGTGGTGGTCGTTCACCCGTTCAATCCGGTCTATCTTTTGCCGCTTCTGGAAATTTCCGGCGCGCCGGGGCTTTGCAAAAAGGCGGCAGAGGTTGCCACCTCCATTGGGATGCATCCGCTCATTCTTAAAACCGAAATTGACGCCTTTATCGGCAATCGCTTTCAGGAGGCGGTCTGGCGTGAGGCGCTTTGGATGCTCAAGGACGGCATCGCCACCACCGAAGAAATCGACGATGCGATCCGCATGGGCTTTGGCCTCCGCTGGGCGCAGATGGGCCTCTTTGAGACCTATCGCATCGCGGGCGGTGAGGCCGGGATGAAGAGCTATATCGAGCAATTCGGCCCGTCGCTACACTGGCCCTGGACCAAACTGACCGATGTGCCGGATCTGGATGCGGCGTTGATCGCGAGGATCAGTGATCAGTCGGATGCACAATCCGGTCATCTGACGATCCGTGAACTCGAACGTCTGCGCGACGACAATCTCGTCGCCATTCTGCGCGCGCTGCGGCACTCGGGCAGCGGCGCGGGCGGGGTGGTCACCACGCATGAGACGGGGCTTGCCACTGGCGGCGAGATTGACGGTTTGCCGGTCACGCTGCGCCGGGTGGTGCCGGTGACGTGGACCGATTACAACGGCCATATGAACGAAGCCGCCTACCTCGAACTTGGCACCTGGGCGACCGACGGGTTGATGCAGCTCATCGGCGCGGATGCCGCCTATGTGGCCTCTGGCAAAAGCTTTTTCACCGTCGACACCCGCATCCGCTACCTCGATGAGGTGCATCGCGGCGAGGCGCTGACAGTGACGACGCTGGTGCTTGAGGGCGCGGGCAAAAAGATGAAACTGTTCCACCGTGTGCTCAAGGCGGATGGCACGATCTGCGCCACCATCGAGACGCTTTTGTTGCACACCGACCTGACCACCCGCCGCGCCTGTGCGCCGGAGGCGCCTGTCGCAGGCGCGCTCGCGCATCTTGCCATGGCCCATGCCGATTTCCCCGCCGAAGGCGCGGGGGGATCGGTCGGGCATCGCAGTTAA
- a CDS encoding 3-keto-5-aminohexanoate cleavage protein, with protein sequence MPLQMNRKLFLTAAITGAAATQDKSRLVPRSPQEIAEAAIDAAKAGAAVVHCHVRDPETGAPCRDRGFFRELTDRIRSSEVDVVLNLTAGTGGDLTFGAPEAPMTLNAAETDMAGATERMAHIRDCLPEICTLDCGSMNFGDGTYVMTNTTEMLRAMGRMMTELGVKPEIEAFDTGHLWFAKQLVKEGVLEDPALVQLCMGVPWGAPNDLNTFMAMVNNIPAGWNWSAFSLGRDQMPYVAAAALAGGNVRVGLEDNLYLDKGVLATNAQLVERAASLLSNMGATLMGPDEVRAQLGLVKRAMPEAVA encoded by the coding sequence ATGCCACTTCAAATGAACCGAAAACTCTTCCTCACCGCCGCGATCACCGGTGCCGCCGCGACGCAGGACAAAAGCCGCCTCGTGCCGCGTTCGCCGCAAGAGATCGCCGAAGCCGCGATTGACGCCGCCAAGGCGGGCGCCGCCGTGGTGCATTGCCATGTGCGCGACCCGGAAACCGGCGCACCCTGTCGCGACCGTGGGTTTTTCCGTGAGCTGACCGACCGCATCCGGTCGTCCGAGGTGGATGTGGTCTTGAACCTCACCGCAGGCACCGGCGGCGATCTCACCTTTGGTGCGCCGGAGGCCCCGATGACGCTCAACGCCGCCGAGACCGATATGGCGGGGGCGACGGAACGCATGGCGCATATCCGCGATTGCCTGCCGGAGATTTGCACGCTCGATTGCGGCTCGATGAATTTCGGCGATGGCACCTATGTGATGACCAACACGACCGAAATGCTGCGCGCCATGGGGCGGATGATGACCGAGCTGGGCGTGAAGCCGGAGATCGAGGCCTTTGACACAGGGCATCTGTGGTTCGCCAAACAGTTGGTGAAAGAGGGCGTGCTGGAAGACCCGGCCTTGGTGCAACTTTGCATGGGCGTGCCTTGGGGCGCGCCGAATGATCTCAACACTTTCATGGCGATGGTGAACAACATTCCCGCAGGTTGGAATTGGTCGGCCTTTAGTCTGGGCCGCGATCAGATGCCTTACGTGGCTGCAGCGGCGCTGGCCGGGGGCAATGTGCGGGTCGGGCTGGAGGATAACCTCTATCTCGACAAAGGCGTGCTGGCCACAAATGCGCAGCTTGTCGAACGCGCGGCGAGCCTCTTGTCCAACATGGGCGCGACGCTCATGGGGCCGGACGAGGTCCGCGCCCAGCTTGGCCTCGTCAAACGCGCGATGCCGGAGGCCGTGGCATGA
- a CDS encoding carnitinyl-CoA dehydratase: protein MSAQNVLTDRRGAVLEVTLNRPKANAIDMATSQELGEIFTAFRDDPELRVAIVTGAGEKFFCPGWDLKAAADGEAADADYGKGGFGGLQELRGLNKPVIAAVNGIACGGGLELAISADIILAADHATFALPEIKSGTVADAASIKLPKRIPYHIAMELLYTGRWFDAEEAHRWGLVNRILPAADLMAEARKMADELASGPPLVFAAIKEIAREAEDMKFQDALNRINTSQFETVERLYRSEDQKEGARAFAEKRDPVWKGR from the coding sequence ATGAGCGCTCAAAACGTCCTGACCGACCGCCGGGGTGCGGTTCTTGAGGTCACGCTGAACCGGCCCAAGGCCAATGCCATCGACATGGCGACGAGTCAGGAGCTTGGCGAGATTTTCACCGCTTTTCGCGACGACCCGGAGCTGCGTGTGGCGATCGTCACCGGCGCCGGGGAAAAGTTCTTTTGCCCGGGCTGGGATCTCAAGGCCGCAGCCGACGGCGAGGCGGCGGATGCGGATTACGGCAAGGGCGGCTTTGGCGGTTTGCAAGAACTGCGCGGGTTGAACAAGCCGGTGATCGCGGCGGTGAATGGCATCGCATGCGGCGGTGGGTTGGAGTTGGCAATCAGCGCCGACATCATTCTGGCGGCAGATCATGCCACTTTTGCCCTGCCGGAGATCAAATCCGGCACGGTGGCCGATGCGGCTTCGATCAAGCTGCCGAAGCGCATTCCTTATCACATTGCGATGGAGCTTTTGTACACCGGTCGCTGGTTCGATGCCGAGGAGGCGCATCGTTGGGGGTTGGTGAATCGCATCCTGCCCGCCGCCGATCTGATGGCCGAGGCGCGCAAGATGGCCGACGAGCTGGCCTCCGGTCCGCCGCTGGTCTTTGCGGCGATCAAGGAGATCGCGCGCGAGGCGGAGGATATGAAATTCCAGGACGCGCTCAATCGCATCAACACCAGCCAATTCGAAACCGTTGAGCGGCTCTACCGCTCAGAGGATCAGAAAGAAGGCGCGCGCGCCTTTGCCGAGAAACGCGATCCGGTCTGGAAGGGCCGGTAA
- a CDS encoding acetate--CoA ligase family protein → MGALSRFISPKAIAVIGGGTWCENVVRQCRDTGFTGPIWPVHPKKTEVGGLPAYPDLASLPGVPDAAFIGVNRELTVKVTAELSTMGCGGAVCFAAGFSEAVSELADGAELQAKLVEAAGEMRVLGPNCYGIVNALDGMALWPDRHGMAPVERGVAVIGQSSNVLINLTMQRRGLPLAAVVAAGNQAQTSMSDLGIALLEDPRITALGLHIEGISDLPAFEELARRASDLGKPIVALRVGISQQAQAAAVSHTASLTGSDAGARALLKRLGIAQVDTPTELVETLKLLHVTSGLRSNRIASASCSGGEASLMADMGEVAGVVYPPLNAQQSDGLRAALGPKVALANPLDYNTYIWGDEVALTATFTALCDADLGLGCVVVDYPRDDRFEAPDYDQVLRAVAKTREVTGTPMAMVSLLSEGLSEAVAQRALDLGVVPLCGMGDALRAIRAAAEVGARAGDNQRSAPVLQPVNGHGDPRVFSEAEAKALLSGFGVRVPKSQRAMTATEAGGQAEDIGFPVVLKGEGIAHKTEAGAVVLNLTEARAVTEAAKAMPAASFLVEEMITGTVAELIVGVTRDPAHGFVLTLGMGGILTELIRDTVSILIPARRAEVQSALSDLKTGALLTGYRGRRPANLDAVIDTVMALQKLVTEHAEALHEIEINPLICRAEDAVAADALIRMEEQP, encoded by the coding sequence ATGGGTGCCCTGAGCCGGTTCATCTCGCCCAAGGCCATCGCCGTGATCGGTGGCGGCACATGGTGCGAAAACGTCGTGCGCCAATGTCGCGACACCGGGTTCACCGGGCCGATCTGGCCGGTGCACCCCAAGAAAACGGAGGTCGGCGGTCTGCCGGCCTATCCCGATCTCGCCAGCCTTCCTGGCGTGCCCGATGCTGCCTTCATCGGCGTGAATCGTGAACTGACCGTCAAGGTTACAGCGGAGCTTTCCACTATGGGCTGCGGTGGCGCTGTGTGTTTTGCGGCGGGGTTCAGCGAGGCCGTTTCCGAACTGGCCGATGGCGCCGAGTTGCAGGCGAAACTGGTCGAGGCCGCTGGCGAAATGCGGGTTTTGGGGCCGAATTGCTACGGCATCGTCAACGCGCTCGACGGCATGGCGCTTTGGCCCGACCGCCACGGCATGGCGCCGGTCGAACGCGGTGTGGCCGTCATAGGGCAATCCTCCAACGTGCTGATCAACCTGACGATGCAGCGCCGCGGCCTGCCTCTGGCCGCCGTGGTCGCAGCGGGCAATCAGGCGCAGACCTCGATGTCCGATCTCGGCATCGCGCTTTTGGAAGACCCGCGCATCACCGCTTTGGGGCTTCATATCGAGGGGATCAGCGACCTTCCGGCCTTCGAAGAGCTGGCCCGGCGCGCGTCTGATCTCGGTAAACCCATCGTCGCGCTCCGCGTCGGCATTTCGCAACAGGCGCAGGCCGCCGCTGTTTCCCACACCGCCTCTTTGACCGGGTCGGATGCAGGCGCGCGCGCCTTGCTCAAACGTCTCGGCATCGCGCAGGTGGACACGCCGACCGAACTCGTGGAAACGCTGAAACTCCTGCATGTCACCAGCGGGCTGCGTTCCAACCGCATCGCGTCGGCGTCCTGTTCGGGGGGCGAGGCCTCTCTCATGGCCGATATGGGCGAGGTGGCGGGGGTGGTCTATCCGCCGCTCAACGCCCAGCAAAGCGACGGCCTGCGGGCCGCGCTGGGGCCCAAGGTCGCCTTGGCCAACCCTTTGGATTACAACACCTATATCTGGGGCGACGAGGTGGCTCTGACCGCCACATTCACGGCGCTCTGCGACGCCGATCTGGGACTGGGCTGTGTCGTGGTGGACTATCCGCGCGACGACCGGTTCGAGGCGCCCGATTACGATCAGGTGCTGCGCGCGGTCGCCAAGACCCGTGAGGTGACCGGCACGCCGATGGCCATGGTGTCGCTCCTGTCCGAGGGCCTCTCTGAGGCGGTGGCGCAGCGGGCGCTTGATCTCGGTGTCGTGCCGCTGTGTGGCATGGGCGACGCACTTCGGGCGATCCGTGCGGCGGCCGAAGTGGGCGCGCGCGCAGGCGACAACCAGCGTTCCGCCCCGGTGCTGCAACCGGTGAATGGCCACGGCGATCCGCGTGTCTTCTCAGAGGCCGAGGCCAAGGCGCTTTTGTCCGGCTTTGGTGTCCGCGTGCCGAAATCCCAGCGCGCGATGACGGCGACAGAGGCGGGCGGGCAGGCCGAGGACATCGGCTTTCCCGTCGTGCTCAAAGGCGAAGGCATCGCGCATAAGACCGAAGCGGGCGCAGTGGTTCTCAACCTCACCGAGGCTCGGGCTGTCACCGAGGCGGCCAAGGCCATGCCCGCCGCGAGTTTCCTCGTCGAGGAGATGATCACCGGCACCGTCGCCGAGCTGATCGTCGGCGTGACCCGCGATCCGGCGCATGGTTTTGTCCTGACGCTGGGCATGGGCGGCATCCTGACCGAACTCATTCGCGATACGGTGTCGATCTTGATCCCGGCCCGCCGCGCCGAGGTGCAGAGCGCCTTGTCCGATCTCAAAACCGGCGCGCTTTTGACCGGCTATCGCGGGCGCAGGCCCGCCAATCTCGACGCGGTGATCGACACGGTCATGGCGCTGCAAAAGCTGGTGACGGAACATGCTGAGGCCTTGCATGAGATTGAAATCAACCCGCTGATCTGCCGCGCCGAAGATGCCGTGGCGGCGGATGCACTCATCAGAATGGAGGAGCAGCCATGA
- a CDS encoding acyl-CoA dehydrogenase family protein, whose translation MHFGLTTEQEMIVSTVRSFVENEIYPHETLVERTGEVPAEIGQEIKQKCIDLGFYASNFPESVGGPGLSHLEFALVERELGRGSMALTHFFGRPQNILMACEGEQIEKYLMPAVRGEKMDALAMTEPDAGSDVRGMKCSAVRDGGDWVINGSKHFISGAEHADFVIVFVATGVDETPRGPKKRITCFLVDRGTPGFEIARGYNSVSHRGYQNSILYFDNCRLSDAQVLGEVDGGFDVMNEWLYATRITVATNSVGRARRVFDHALSYAAERKQFGQPIGKFQGVSFQIADMITEIDAADWLTLSAAWRLDQGLPANREIASAKVYASEMLARVTDAALQIHGGMGLMDELPIERFWRDARVERIWDGTSEIQRHIISRDLFRPLGA comes from the coding sequence ATGCATTTTGGCCTGACCACTGAACAGGAGATGATCGTCTCCACCGTCCGCAGCTTCGTTGAAAACGAAATTTACCCCCATGAAACGCTGGTCGAACGCACCGGCGAAGTCCCCGCCGAGATCGGCCAGGAGATCAAACAGAAGTGCATTGATCTGGGTTTTTACGCCTCGAACTTTCCCGAAAGCGTCGGCGGTCCGGGTCTGTCGCATCTCGAATTCGCGCTGGTCGAGCGTGAGTTGGGCCGTGGCTCGATGGCGCTGACCCATTTCTTTGGTCGGCCCCAGAACATTCTGATGGCTTGCGAAGGCGAGCAGATCGAGAAATACCTGATGCCCGCCGTGCGCGGCGAGAAAATGGACGCGCTGGCGATGACGGAACCGGACGCGGGTTCCGACGTGCGTGGCATGAAATGCTCCGCTGTGCGCGACGGGGGCGATTGGGTGATCAACGGCTCCAAACACTTTATCTCTGGTGCGGAACACGCCGACTTCGTGATCGTTTTCGTGGCAACCGGGGTCGATGAGACACCGCGCGGACCGAAGAAACGCATCACCTGTTTCCTCGTCGATCGCGGCACGCCCGGCTTTGAGATCGCGCGCGGCTACAACTCCGTGTCGCACCGTGGCTATCAGAACAGCATCCTCTATTTCGACAACTGTCGCCTCTCGGATGCGCAGGTGTTGGGCGAGGTCGATGGCGGCTTCGACGTGATGAACGAATGGCTCTACGCCACCCGCATCACGGTCGCGACCAACTCCGTGGGCCGCGCGCGCCGTGTGTTCGACCACGCCTTGAGCTACGCCGCCGAGCGCAAACAATTTGGCCAGCCCATCGGCAAATTCCAGGGCGTGAGCTTTCAGATCGCCGATATGATCACCGAGATCGACGCCGCCGACTGGCTGACGCTCTCCGCCGCCTGGCGACTGGACCAAGGCCTCCCGGCCAATCGCGAGATCGCTTCGGCTAAGGTCTACGCCTCCGAAATGCTGGCGCGTGTCACCGATGCGGCGCTGCAAATCCATGGCGGGATGGGGCTCATGGACGAGCTGCCAATTGAGCGGTTCTGGCGCGATGCCCGTGTCGAACGCATCTGGGACGGCACCTCGGAAATTCAGCGCCACATCATCAGCCGGGACCTGTTCCGGCCTCTGGGGGCCTGA
- a CDS encoding ABC transporter permease: protein MTRLRPGVIATLLSSLVALFLLMPLIAVVPVSFTSRRYLSLPNGDWSWRHYQSLFENPEWGHSLMTSVQVGVLASLLSVALATAFCVGIWLLRPPFAMLMTGFVLLPMVAPPVVSSLTLFFFLTQLSQWNSLIAYDTLGGVVLAHTVMVVPYAVVVLMVSLSQVDRRMDLAAQSMGANLFTRIFGVILPNIRFGMLGALFLCFLLSWDEIGVTLFVTSVETITLPRRMWMGLRDNVDPAIASISVLLILVVTLVILARAAHLWRKVRGPS, encoded by the coding sequence ATGACCCGACTTCGTCCCGGCGTGATCGCCACACTTTTGTCCTCCCTTGTTGCGCTGTTCCTGTTGATGCCGCTCATCGCGGTGGTGCCGGTCAGCTTCACCTCGCGTCGTTACCTCAGCTTGCCCAATGGCGACTGGTCCTGGCGGCACTACCAGTCGCTGTTCGAGAACCCGGAGTGGGGCCACAGCCTCATGACCTCGGTGCAGGTCGGTGTGCTGGCCAGCCTCCTGTCGGTCGCGCTTGCAACGGCGTTTTGCGTCGGCATCTGGCTCCTGCGTCCGCCGTTCGCGATGCTGATGACCGGCTTTGTGCTCTTGCCGATGGTCGCACCGCCGGTGGTGTCCTCGCTCACGCTGTTCTTCTTTCTGACGCAGCTGTCGCAGTGGAACAGCCTGATCGCCTATGACACTTTGGGCGGGGTGGTTCTGGCCCATACGGTGATGGTCGTGCCCTATGCGGTGGTCGTGCTCATGGTCTCTCTGAGTCAGGTCGACCGGCGTATGGATTTGGCCGCACAATCCATGGGCGCAAACCTGTTCACCCGGATTTTCGGGGTGATCCTGCCCAACATTCGCTTTGGCATGCTGGGCGCATTGTTCCTGTGTTTCCTTCTGTCCTGGGACGAAATCGGTGTGACGCTTTTCGTCACCTCGGTGGAAACCATCACGCTGCCACGTCGGATGTGGATGGGGCTGCGCGACAATGTCGATCCTGCCATTGCCTCGATCTCCGTGCTTTTGATCCTTGTGGTCACGCTGGTGATCCTCGCCCGTGCCGCTCACCTTTGGCGAAAGGTGCGCGGCCCCAGTTGA